A section of the Gloeobacter violaceus PCC 7421 genome encodes:
- the crtI gene encoding 15-cis-phytoene desaturase CrtI, translated as MLRSVIKRRTRKGAALERKKAIVIGSGVGGLSLGIRLQSLGFDTTIFEKLDGPGGRAYVRRAEGFTFDMGPTVITVPHFIEELFALERDQPALDKPDFPAAVLDENRRITSGVSGGPATSKYVQIIPILPFYRIYFDDGTHFDYDGDPERTREQIRAIAPEDLEGYERFHRDARAIFERGFLELGFTYFRDVPSMLRIAPDLVKLDAVRPLFSFVKRYFKSDKLRQVFSFEPLLVGGNPLAVPAIYAMIHFVEKTWGIHFAMGGTGALVRGFVRKFEELGGTMRYGSEVARIEIEGSGKHRRATAVVPADGSRHPADLVASNGDYVNTYLKLIDRVHRPSHPDIRLKLARQSMSLLVVYFGFRSDGLNLDLRHHNIILGPRYEELLKDIFGRKILAEDFSQYLHIPSITDPSLAPPGHHCAYTLVPVPHNGSGLDWSKLADPFVDRVLRFLDERGYIPGLGERLVYKSFITPDYFEHTLNSRLGNGFGIEPVLWQSAYFRPHNKSEDIANFYLVGANTQPGGGTPAVMMSAKMTAREIARDFDIPFDVVDRPQVRGTVAK; from the coding sequence GTGTTACGATCTGTAATCAAGCGTCGGACACGGAAGGGAGCAGCTTTGGAGCGTAAGAAGGCCATTGTCATCGGTTCGGGTGTCGGCGGGCTTTCGCTGGGGATCCGTCTGCAGAGCCTCGGGTTTGACACGACGATCTTCGAGAAGCTGGACGGACCGGGCGGGCGGGCCTACGTGCGCCGCGCCGAGGGCTTCACCTTCGACATGGGGCCGACGGTGATCACCGTGCCCCACTTTATCGAGGAACTGTTCGCCCTTGAACGGGATCAACCTGCACTCGATAAGCCGGACTTTCCGGCAGCTGTCCTGGATGAAAACCGCCGAATCACCTCGGGGGTGAGCGGGGGACCGGCCACCTCGAAGTATGTCCAGATCATTCCGATTTTGCCCTTCTACCGCATTTACTTCGACGACGGGACACACTTTGACTACGACGGCGATCCCGAGCGCACCCGCGAGCAGATCCGCGCCATCGCACCGGAAGATCTCGAAGGCTACGAGCGCTTTCACCGCGACGCGCGGGCCATCTTCGAGCGCGGTTTTCTGGAGCTGGGATTTACCTACTTTCGCGACGTGCCCTCGATGCTGCGCATCGCCCCGGATCTGGTGAAGCTGGATGCGGTGCGGCCGTTGTTTTCGTTCGTGAAGCGCTACTTCAAAAGCGACAAGCTCCGGCAGGTCTTCAGCTTTGAGCCCTTGCTGGTGGGCGGCAACCCGCTCGCGGTGCCCGCCATCTACGCGATGATCCATTTTGTCGAGAAGACCTGGGGTATCCACTTCGCCATGGGCGGCACGGGGGCACTCGTGCGCGGCTTCGTGCGCAAATTCGAAGAACTGGGCGGGACGATGCGCTATGGGAGCGAAGTCGCCCGCATCGAAATCGAAGGCAGCGGCAAGCATCGCCGGGCCACCGCCGTTGTGCCGGCGGACGGCAGCCGCCACCCGGCGGACCTCGTCGCTTCCAACGGCGATTACGTCAACACGTACTTGAAGCTCATCGACCGCGTCCACCGGCCGAGCCACCCGGACATACGCCTGAAGCTCGCGCGCCAATCGATGTCGCTGCTGGTCGTTTACTTCGGCTTTCGCTCGGACGGATTGAATCTAGACCTCAGACACCACAACATCATCCTCGGTCCGCGTTACGAAGAATTGCTCAAGGACATCTTCGGCCGGAAGATCCTAGCGGAGGACTTCTCGCAGTACCTGCACATTCCTTCGATTACCGACCCGAGCCTGGCGCCGCCGGGGCACCACTGCGCCTATACCCTCGTACCCGTCCCCCACAACGGCAGCGGCCTCGACTGGTCGAAACTCGCCGATCCTTTCGTAGACCGGGTGCTGCGCTTTTTGGACGAGCGCGGGTATATTCCGGGGCTGGGCGAGCGGCTCGTCTACAAGAGCTTCATCACCCCCGACTACTTCGAGCACACGCTCAACAGCCGGCTGGGCAACGGCTTCGGCATCGAGCCGGTGCTGTGGCAGTCGGCGTACTTTCGCCCCCACAACAAAAGCGAAGACATCGCCAACTTCTACTTAGTCGGCGCCAACACCCAACCCGGCGGCGGTACCCCGGCGGTGATGATGTCCGCCAAGATGACGGCCCGGGAGATCGCCCGCGACTTCGATATTCCCTTTGATGTCGTGGATAGACCGCAGGTGCGCGGGACGGTCGCGAAGTAG
- the mutY gene encoding A/G-specific adenine glycosylase: MGYSSAKPSLNNCSEPEQVVRLRAQLLEWYGRMGRDLPWRRTRDPYAIWISEIMLQQTQVKTVLPYYQRWLAALPTVAALAAAELEAVLKLWEGLGYYTRARNLHKAAQVIVKEHGGVFPETAQQLQQALPGIGRSTAGAIASSAFGRCEAILDANARRVLGRLFAVGDPPARAEAKLWEISQRLVDPQAPHNFNQALMDLGATVCTARSPLCLLCPWQVDCLGRRSGDPTHFPVRPARAVRSEIAGVSVAIECQGKFLLVRRPERGLLAGLWEFPFVESVGGGEPEETVRVAFGNRLESLERLGQVEHEFTHRHLTAQVLRAQWIAAPAALPKVFDCREHTWQPPECWLKFPMPGYVHKICKLLKEALPKVSVD; this comes from the coding sequence GTGGGATACAGCAGTGCAAAACCATCGCTCAACAACTGCTCCGAGCCCGAACAGGTCGTCCGGCTGCGGGCCCAACTGTTGGAATGGTACGGCCGCATGGGTCGAGATTTGCCCTGGCGCCGTACCCGTGATCCTTATGCCATCTGGATTTCGGAGATCATGCTTCAGCAGACCCAGGTGAAAACGGTCCTGCCCTACTACCAAAGGTGGCTTGCGGCTCTGCCGACCGTCGCGGCTCTTGCCGCCGCCGAGCTGGAGGCGGTGCTTAAGCTCTGGGAGGGCCTGGGCTACTACACCCGGGCGCGCAACCTCCATAAAGCCGCGCAGGTGATTGTCAAAGAGCACGGCGGAGTTTTTCCCGAGACCGCCCAGCAGTTGCAACAAGCGCTGCCGGGTATCGGCCGCTCGACGGCAGGTGCAATCGCAAGCAGTGCCTTCGGCCGGTGTGAAGCAATCCTCGATGCCAACGCCCGCAGGGTACTGGGGCGCCTGTTCGCGGTGGGCGATCCTCCTGCGCGGGCAGAAGCGAAGCTTTGGGAGATCTCACAGCGGCTGGTAGACCCGCAAGCTCCCCACAACTTCAATCAGGCGTTGATGGATCTAGGAGCGACAGTTTGTACAGCAAGATCTCCTCTGTGTCTGCTCTGTCCGTGGCAAGTCGATTGTCTGGGGCGCCGCTCGGGAGATCCCACGCACTTTCCGGTTCGCCCCGCCCGCGCGGTGCGCTCCGAGATCGCAGGGGTCAGCGTCGCGATCGAGTGCCAGGGAAAATTCTTACTTGTCCGCCGACCGGAGCGGGGATTGCTCGCTGGGCTCTGGGAATTTCCGTTTGTCGAATCAGTTGGCGGCGGCGAGCCGGAAGAAACCGTCCGAGTGGCCTTTGGCAATCGCCTGGAATCGCTTGAGCGGCTGGGGCAGGTGGAGCACGAATTTACCCACCGCCATCTGACAGCCCAAGTACTGCGGGCACAGTGGATTGCCGCTCCGGCTGCGCTGCCGAAGGTTTTTGACTGCCGTGAACACACCTGGCAGCCCCCCGAGTGCTGGCTTAAATTCCCGATGCCGGGTTATGTTCACAAGATCTGCAAGCTTTTGAAAGAGGCACTCCCGAAA